The Lolium rigidum isolate FL_2022 chromosome 1, APGP_CSIRO_Lrig_0.1, whole genome shotgun sequence region AGGGGTTTGGATTGAGGGAGGAACAGCCCTGCCATAATGATACCAGGCACCAGATACTCAAGCGACAGGAAGGCAAGGTTTAAAATAGTGTGCGAAATGAAATAGCGTCTCTTTCAAACGCTGTGGACGATATATCGTGCTAATAGTGTGGTATATTTTAAATAGTGTTTccaaaataatactaaatatagtataaaaataaataattttactagaaCGAATGGATATATAGTTCAAaagtgactgaatcatacatacataaccacatataaaaatagatctcaaatattttagaaggttaacatcatcatttcacaaggcaacaatatagtataaattatttattaaaaattattagcattagcgatattatcttccgatttagaagtggaaccaatagattgcagttcatcaccacgaaaaagtgaaagcaacttgcctGAAAAATTGGtgcgctaacgctatgaagttttagcgcgatatagcatgctatttcgcaaataccgccatagcgagcaaaattactaaaatttagcgtggaccctctagatatgctatagcgcgctattaccgaagaaatagcgtgctattttaaaGCTTGCACAAAGGACAGGAACAAATGGCAAGCAGACTCGAGCTCCCGGTTGCACATCTGACAAAAGTAGCAGTTTGGCAAGCTTCTGCGCAACAGCCGATCAGCACACTACAGAGTACAGACAGTTCTGAAGGAGCAAACCAAGAGAAGACCTTGCAGAGCAACAGAGCCCAGACCTGCCACATGAGCTTCTTCAAGGCAGAACCGCAATAGCCATCGAACTGCAGGTGGTAGGCGACTTAGCTGAGTAGCAATTTCAACTTCATGTTCCCTGAGCTGCAGAGAACTATCCGAACTGAGGCAACCTTTTCGGATTCACTCCACCTTACATCTTTGTGCGAGCTAGGCCACGTCAAGTCCTTAGACTGTTTGATGCGATTAGTACTTTTTGTAATATTGGTCAAGTTTTGCCAGCCTGGTGGCTCGCCACTTACACTGTTAATGACGATGAAGAAGAGAAGGCTGTCATCAATCTAACTGTACATGCTCTACACAGTAGTATGATTGGTCAAATGAACACTAAGAAACTCAGCTCCAAAGTTGTTCATTGCTATAATTCAGGACAGCTTATTTGCAAATTTGTTCACAAACTGAATCACGAAGATATAAGGTTCAGTCTAAACACAGACCTCACTGGGAACTCAAAGATTGTACACTTCTCATGAAGGACGATATTCTATTCGGGTCCTTACTTATACCATCAGTAGAACATATTCCACTGCTAACATCCACGCCATTTGGTTTTAGAGCAGAAGCGGCTTGGCAAACATTATCCGCATGAAGGCCTCCTGCTAACAGCCAGCCATTCTTGCTTTTGGCTGGCGGCATTCGAAATTTCTCCCAGTTGAATCCTTTGCCACTGCAAACAGATACAGAACGATTTAAAATACCTATAAATTTCACATCAATATATGAATGTAAAAGAAAAGGTGGTTTTGTGAGGAAGTATATGAAAGGAAGCAATATTCGTGCGTCCGtgtccacacacacacactagtACTTGCCTTGGATCATGCACTTTGCAACAGAGCACACAAGTGTGTGTGCACTCTGTTTAAAGATTGACTCGATGatgggaggtggcgttttggctcataggagcaaatgctcccattatacaaaataattaaaaaccaattttaaaaatgtcaaaaaattctgacagaaattttttggtgtacatcgtgacattctttgttagtgcacaagtttttatggagaaaaaatattttatgtggcgtgtacaaaaaagacaaaaaaatgtcccgtatgtagtcgtgttatagcatcaaaatttgtcttttttacaggagccgcaattttttttagtttcttttgaaaatttgtgcacgaacataaaatttgtagatgtacatgaaaaattttactttagaattttttgacacttcaaaatgtagattcacatagtgggagcaaatgctcctatgagccaaagtgaatatccctcgATGATGTCTATCCTATGAACCAAACCCCTGCAGGACCGCTACTCGGACTACTAGACCCTCAGAGAATCCATTGTAAGAGAAATGCTGCTCTTCTTTGGTTGGTAATTGGTATGGTAAATAAGAGCTTCACTAGTCCCCATTGTTAactaactacaacaacaacaaacatTAAGATAGCAACAGAATGAGCAACATTATGTACCTTCCACCCTCCGCACTATCCACCAAAAACCAGTCAATGGCATATTCTTCGCTGGGAGGAGAATTGATAAGTTTTCCATCCCCATCAGCATTCAGAACATATACAATTCGGTTGTTCTTGGCAAGAGCAGGAAGTAGTACTCGAGAGCTATCTCCATGAAGCTGTGTAAATGCAACAGATCAGTAAAGCCTAAGCACAAATGTCCATTGTAGGTCTACCAAGTAAAACAGCTCTGGGAAAATGTACCTGAATGAGTTCAAGGTTGCATGCATCGGATAATCTTAAGATGGTCTCTTCGTCGTCATCGACAAACACACCAACAGGTTCAGCCCCGTAAGACTTTGCTACTCTGGATATTTCTTTGGCTTCTGACAGCTGAACAGATCGCTTGGAGTTGGGCCAAAGAATCATCCCGATAAGCTTAGCTCCAGCCTTTGCAGCACATTCTGCATCTCTAGCAGATGTGATGCCACACATTTTGACTACGGGATCGTTTCTTGCCGCATCCACCGCACTGGAAGTTAAGGAAATGGAAGGGCTAGCTCGTTTGCTGGACGAATATTCCATTTTAACTAGAGGCAGCCTTGGACGCCCTAAACAATAAAATGAGTGTGAGAACTAAGCATAGCTGGTAATCCTAGTTACCTTGGAAGTTGTAGTTTCTACTGGTAAACCCCAAGAAGTGCCAAACTTGCAGTGACTCAAAAGCACCCGACAAAGTGGCACGCATGGATGAACATAGAAGGGCCGGAAAAGACTCACCTTTGCTCGTAGGAGTAGCGACCCGAAGCGGATGCTTGGTTGAGAACGCTGTCGACATGGCTGTTACACAGCACAATCAAAGGAACATGTAAGGTTTAGGGTCGCACAAACGGCACACAGCGAGTAGAACGCCTCGGCACAAGCATTTTATCGAACAGGTGCCGTGCAACCTGGGTGACTAAAAAACTACAAGTAAAAATCGTAcctgaggaggaggactggaggaggaggaggaggaggacgggccGCCGGGAGCGCCTGGTTGGGCAAGCTGCAATGCAGATGCAAGCAGCTGTGCTCTGCGGTCCCTCGACGGCGTGGACAAGCGACGAGACGGAGAAAGTAAAACGAGGAATGAAGAAAGGAACGGCAGTAGTGCCGTACCGCCACCGTTGTGTCGTTCACCTACCGCTCACGTGGCTGAAATTgacttatcaaaaaaaaaaaacgtgccTGAAATTGCTCTCGAAACTTCAACTAAATTTGTAAAAATGTGTCAATAATACCACATCAAATTAGTGATTCATCATAATCTTGGACGAGTTGAACAAGTGAAGACTTGCCTCTCTCCCATGGCCATCTATCATATGATGGCAATTGCACCGATGTTCTTTTTTTAAAACAGAGGACGGGTCTAGAAGATCCCAGCAATTCATTCAGAAGAACACACGTTGTCGGTATATATTAAAAAGAGACCCTTTAACATCTCTCGCACTGAGAAACCTAAAATTTGAAGAAAGGGCCTGAAGAAATGCAGAAAACACCCTAGAACAAAAGATGAAAAGTGATCAGGTCCTTGggtgccgccgccacctcccgatGGCAATCTCAAGACGTGCCTGTCGAGATCCGATGCCAAAGCGTTCGACAGCCGGCGATGCACCGCAGACGCCGGCCGCTCCTCCGGGAACAAACCACTTGGCGGTGGAGGAGCGTCGGGCTCCGACGACGGATGCGAAGAAGGGCCTCCATCCTAGAGGTAGAGTAGGGGCCGCCATGTTGGCTAAGGATGAGAGCGTCGATAGAAGACGCTCTGTGTTCCGCTCGAAGGAGCCCCGGAAGAGCAGCTCCATAGCACCTCGAAGGCAATCGTTGATGCAGAGCTTGAGGAGTAGCCGCTCCGTTGCCGCTTccctcctcgccaccatggcaGGCCAGGGGAAGTTCCAGCCGAGCTCTCCACCTCGAGTAGCACCGGCGAAGAGGACAGGATCTGCCTCCCAGATCCAATGCCTGTGCACCTTGACTCGTctccccctcgccaccaaggctggCCAAGAGAGAAGCGGTTGGGCACCTCGCTGCTCCTATTTGgccctcctcctcgccaccacggccggctaggagagcttcttcttcgcaggcaCCACTGGTTTGGTTGTGCAGAAGATTGGACAAGCTTAGAAGGGACTTTATTTGGGCAAAGGAATAGACAACTACCGGTAACAAATACCTTGTTGCCTAGCCCTTGGTTTGTCAAACCAAGGAGAATGACGTCTTAGGCACGACTGGCCTCCAAAAGCACAGCAGTGCATTGCTCCTGCGATGGCTATGACGGCTTTGGACCGATCACTCGAGGCCATGGCAAGAAATGCGGCTacctaatgatcatgaaactgaaGCACTCTTCCGAGCCTCCACTCATATTATTATTCGGGATGGTAGATTTGCTCCATTATGGTCCTCTCGTTGGACGGACGACCATCAGCCCATTGATCGATGGCCTATCCTTCTCAAGCATTGCATCAAGAGGCGTCTCACCATCAGAGAAGTTGTGGAGAACAACAAGTGGAGGCTACATAAAACCAAACCGCACGGTGCAGGTGTTGAGAGAAATGTGTGAACTCTGGGACTGCACTCAACACTTCAGGTTCAACGATAACAACCAAGACATGGTGAGATGGAAATGTACTAATGACAGTGTATATTCACAAGTGTATATCCAGTTGCAAGTGCCTACCATATTCAGTTTAAATGCAGGTTTCGATCTGATGACAAGGAGCTGATTTGCTCCTCCAAAGCAACTCCGCAAGCTAAAACTTTCATTTGGTTGGCCTTTCAAGGGGGTGTCTAACTGCAGATGTATTGGCCAAGAAGATCCCAACTTTCCCTCTTTGTAGCATGGTACTGAAACAACAAACTACACATTGGGAGCTTGCGGTTATGTCCAGGATGTCGCCACCAAGATCAAGACAGCAATAGTGTTGTGGATGTGACCACAATAGGTGCTACATGGTGCAACACTTCGTTGATGTGGGCAAAGGATGCGCAGCCATCTTCGGATCGAGATGCACAggtttttacccaggttcagcccctttgAAGGAGTAAAAGGCCTACATCTTGCTAGATTGGTATTAATTGATGATGTGCTTGGCCAGTCGGCTACGGCGACTGCGAGCTCTGCGGTACGAATGGCGGGAGATTAGATCCCTTTTAGGGTTTTGCCCGGaggtttatatagacacccccggTCTAGGGTTTATGTGGATAAAATCAGAGGTATCCGCAAGCTAAATGGGCAGAAGGTCTTGACCTGCTTTATGAGCTTCCCCTTCGGGTTTTAGTCATCAAGGTTTTATGTGAATAAGATCAGAGGTATCTGCAAGCTAAATGGGCAGAAGGTCTTGACCTGCTTTCTGAGCTTCTCCTTCAGGTTTTAGTCGTCAGGGTTTCTGGCCAGTCGGCGGCGACTAGAGTTTTCCGGGCTTCCTTCCAACCGGCAAGTGAGCTTGGTGATGGGCCCACCTAAGGCATATCCCCATCAAATGGGGGCGCCTTTCAGCAACCTTCCCCATGATGCTGAGCTCTCGCTTGCGAGAGAGGCTTGCGATGCAGCTTAAGCCCAAAGATCAGCAAGTAGCAAGTCTGGAAGATCACCTCACATCACAGATCTTCAACCAGACTCAAAGCAGCCCGAATCAACTTCAGGGAAGAATCGTAGATGAAGCTCCCACCTGGCACATGGCTGGAATCAAGGCACTAACAAGAGTCTTCCAGCCACCATGAGCTTCCATctttgctagctagctaggtgTCAAAATCCGGCACCATGAGCTTCCATCTTTGCTAGCTAGCTGGGTGTCAAAATCTGGTCTCCAGCACCGGAAAATTCATTGCCCAACAAAAACCACATTACCCAATATGCTGCAATGAATGTTCATCCGAGATGACATGCAAATCTTACAGCACCAGTGTTTCAGTTGCCTTTTCTGCGTCAGATTCGTTACACACGTGTTGCATACACGTCAcaacaagataataaataaatTAGTGGCTGCTGCATTCAGCAGGGCTTTGATTTAAGAACATACATAACACAACATCAGATGTATCTACAAGGAACAGCAGTAGTGGAAACGTAGCATTCGAAAGCTTTTAGGGTTGCATAGTCATATACAGTAGCTAGATACATGCACATCACAATGCAAATAGCGGTATCTTGTCATTA contains the following coding sequences:
- the LOC124683501 gene encoding N-(5'-phosphoribosyl)anthranilate isomerase 1, chloroplastic-like, which produces MEYSSSKRASPSISLTSSAVDAARNDPVVKMCGITSARDAECAAKAGAKLIGMILWPNSKRSVQLSEAKEISRVAKSYGAEPVGVFVDDDEETILRLSDACNLELIQLHGDSSRVLLPALAKNNRIVYVLNADGDGKLINSPPSEEYAIDWFLVDSAEGGSGKGFNWEKFRMPPAKSKNGWLLAGGLHADNVCQAASALKPNGVDVSSGICSTDGISKDPNRISSFMRSVQSLSSQ